In one window of Macadamia integrifolia cultivar HAES 741 chromosome 2, SCU_Mint_v3, whole genome shotgun sequence DNA:
- the LOC122090131 gene encoding LOW QUALITY PROTEIN: probable LRR receptor-like serine/threonine-protein kinase At5g48740 (The sequence of the model RefSeq protein was modified relative to this genomic sequence to represent the inferred CDS: inserted 1 base in 1 codon): protein MELRHFCAGFLLIFEFWRIVLCDQEGFLSLYCGGGRSYVDSSNISWVPDXTYVNSGNITTVNFIDGTSSSQVPVRFFPDSQEGRNCYKLPVKNMSSMVLARPQFYYKNYDGLGKPPSFSVSLGTAITTIINLTIYDPWVEEFVWPVTKETLSFCLISIPNEGAPVISSLEVRPLPEGAYTSLMEDFPNTSLRKRYRINCGYNNGSLRYPVDSYDRIWDIDQDFSPPQLSSDFNIQLPLDLSGIKESPPLNVLQSARVLARKSVLVYNFPLDTLGDFYIVLYFAGILPVSPSFDILINGDVVSSNYTVKNWVASVLIFTQRGIRSLNITFQNISFYPLINAIEVYEIVGIPLEASSTTVSALQVIQQSTGLDLGWEDDPCSPTEWKHIGCEGSMVTSLELADINLRAISPTFGDLLDLKTLDLHNTSLTGQIQNLDSLQQLENLNLSFNKLTSFGSDFDTLVSLQILDLQNNNLEGSVPDSLGILKNLHLLNLQNNKLIGPLPQSLNRESLEVRTSGNLCLSFSSSTCNGITGNTSIEVPQVTVFNPKKHRGHGQRVIITGTIGGVLCAVLLIALSVFMYMRKRNETEVTATTRTETAMWNWNATRILSYKEIKAATKNFKEVIGRGSFGSVYIGKLPEGKLVAVKVRFDQSQLGADSFINEVHLLSQVHHQNLVSLEGFCYESKQQILVYEYLPGGSLADALYGPNSKKVMLSWVRRLQIAVDAAKGLDYLHNGSNPRIIHRDVKCSNILLDSEMNAKVCDFGLSKQVPRSDATHVTTVVKGTAGYLDPEYYSTQQLTEKSDVYSFGVVLLELICGREPLSHAGTPDSYNLVLWAKPYLQAGAFEIVDECLKGTFAPESMQKAASVASRSVERDASQRPTMADILAELKEAYSIQLSYLAARGHISYFYHLSLSND, encoded by the exons ATGGAATTGCGTCATTTTTGTGCTGggtttcttctcatttttgagTTCTGGAGGATTGTTCTTTGTGATCAAGAAG GTTTCTTGAGTTTATATTGTGGAGGAGGCAGGAGTTATGTGGATTCTTCTAACATTTCATGGGTTCCGG ATACTTATGTGAATTCAGGCAACATCACTACAGTTAACTTCATTGATGGtacttcatcatctcaagtccCCGTGCGGTTCTTCCCAGATTCTCAAGAAGGCCGCAACTGTTACAAACTGCCTGTCAAGAATATGTCATCCATGGTTCTTGCTAGGCCACAGTTTTACTACAAGAACTATGATGGACTAGGGAAGCCTCCATCCTTTTCAGTTTCTCTTGGGACAGCCATCACTACTATCATAAATCTTACTATCTATGATCCCTGGGTTGAAGAGTTTGTATGGCCAGTTACTAAAGAAACTCTCTCTTTCTGTTTAATTTCTATTCCTAATGAGGGAGCTCCAGTTATTTCTTCCCTTGAAGTTCGCCCGCTCCCTGAAGGAGCTTACACTAGTCTCATGGAGGACTTCCCAAATACATCGCTAAGGAAGCGCTATAGAATCAATTGTGGTTACAACAATGGATCACTACG GTACCCTGTTGATTCTTATGATCGTATATGGGATATTGATCAGGATTTCTCTCCTCCTCAGCTATCATCTGACTTCAACATTCAGCTTCCTTTAGATCTATCAGGAATTAAGGAAAGCCCACCACTTAATGTTCTTCAGTCGGCAAGGGTTCTAGCACGAAAGAGTGTTTTGGTTTACAACTTTCCTCTTGATACACTAGGAGATTTTTACATTGTCCTTTATTTTGCTGGGATTCTACCTGTATCACCCTCATTTGATATATTAATTAATGGGGATGTTGTTAGTTCTAACTATACTGTGAAGAATTGGGTAGCCAGTGTTCTCATTTTTACTCAGAGGGGCATCCGAAGCTTGAACATAACGTTTCAAAATATCAGTTTCTATCCATTAATAAATGCAATCGAGGTGTATGAGATTGTTGGGATTCCCTTGGAGGCTTCTTCAACTACAG TTTCAGCCCTCCAGGTTATCCAACAGTCTACTGGTTTAGATCTAGGATGGGAAGATGATCCGTGTTCTCCAACAGAATGGAAACACATTGGATGTGAAGGAAGCATGGTTACATCATT GGAGCTTGCAGATATTAACTTGAGGGCAATCAGCCCGACATTTGGTGACCTGCTGGATCTCAAGACATT GGATTTGCACAACACATCACTCACTGGACAGATACAGAATTTGGATAGCCTGCAACAACTTGAAAATTT GAACCTGAGTTTCAATAAGCTGACATCCTTTGGGTCTGATTTTGACACCTTGGTTAGCCTTCAGATTCT GGACTTGCAAAATAATAACTTAGAAGGTTCTGTTCCCGATAGCTTGGGAATTTTGAAGAATCTTCATCTACT AAACCTACAAAACAATAAACTTATAGGCCCCCTCCCACAGTCTTTAAACAGAGAAAGTTTGGAAGTTAG AACATCGGGTAATTTGTGTCTTTCCTTCTCCTCATCAACATGCAATGGTATTACAGGCAATACTTCAATTGAAGTTCCACAGGTTACGGTTTTCAATCCAAAGAAGCATAGGGGCCATGGTCAAAGGGTAATTATAACTGGTACAATTGGAGGTGTCTTGTGTGCTGTTCTCCTTATTGCACTTTCAGTATTCATGTACATGAGGAAGAGAAATGAGACAGAAGTCACAGCTACAACAA GGACAGAAACTGCAATGTGGAACTGGAATGCAACAAGGATCTTATCTTACAAAGAGATCAAAGCAGCTACAAAAAACTTTAAGGAGGTTATCGGTCGTGGTAGTTTTGGTTCCGTTTATATTGGAAAACTCCCTGAGGGAAAATTAGTTGCTGTAAAAGTGCGGTTCGACCAATCTCAACTTGGGGCTGATTCCTTTATTAATGAG GTGCATCTTTTATCCCAAGTTCACCATCAAAATCTTGTATCCTTGGAAGGATTTTGTTATGAATCAAAACAACAAATCTTAGTTTATGAGTATTTACCTGGTGGATCATTGGCTGATGCTCTATATG GTCCAAACAGCAAAAAGGTAATGTTAAGCTGGGTGCGCAGACTGCAAATTGCTGTTGATGCTGCTAAAG GATTGGATTATTTGCACAATGGAAGCAATCCACGAATCATACACCGCGATGTCAAGTGCAGCAACATTCTTTTAGACTCGGAGATGAATGCCAAGGTCTGCGATTTTGGTCTCTCTAAGCAAGTACCTCGGTCAGATGCAACTCATGTGACCACTGTTGTAAAGGGCACTGCTGGCTATCTTGACCCAGA GTATTATTCCACCCAGCAATTAACTGAGAAAAGTGATGTCTATAGCTTTGGCGTTGTACTTTTGGAGCTCATCTGTGGTCGTGAACCGTTGAGTCATGCTGGCACTCCAGATTCATATAATTTGGTGTTATGG GCCAAACCATATTTGCAAGCAGGTGCTTTTGAGATAGTGGATGAATGTTTAAAGGGAACTTTTGCTCCAGAGAGTATGCAAAAGGCAGCTTCTGTAGCTTCAAGGTCTGTGGAGAGAGATGCATCACAAAGGCCAACAATGGCTGACATATTGGCAGAGCTAAAAGAAGCCTACAGTATTCAGCTCTCATACCTTGCAGCTAGGGGACATATAAGTTATTTCTACCATCTCTCCTTGTCCAATGATTGA